A single region of the Eleginops maclovinus isolate JMC-PN-2008 ecotype Puerto Natales chromosome 4, JC_Emac_rtc_rv5, whole genome shotgun sequence genome encodes:
- the rasl12 gene encoding ras-like protein family member 12: MMFGKVKTCHSAAADPRPAECNLVLLGVMGCGKSALTVKFLTKRFIGEYDPYLEDIYSSEEKVDQQPVTVRVMDTCDQEGPMNSERYLSWASAFLVVYSVDSMQSFAGCQPYLQTLALHNKTPIILLGNKLDMDRYRLVSRSEGERLASRFHATFFELSACQDFLSVQHVFYEVVRRVRRMRRGPLVPAVYLSEDRALLGVPSFTTPCYQELPAPASARLLTVKSSRAQSKRRAATLTLLKGFKIF; this comes from the exons ATGATGTTTGGGAAAGTGAAGACGTGTCACTCTGCTGCTGCGGACCCCAGACCAGCTGAGTGTAACCTGGTGCTGCTCGGGGTGATGGGCTGCGGGAAATCAG CACTGACCGTGAAGTTCCTCACAAAGCGCTTCATCGGTGAATATGACCCCTATCTAG AGGACATCTATTCATCAGAAGAGAAGGTGGACCAGCAGCCAGTCACAGTGAGGGTGATGGACACCTGCGACCAG gagGGTCCAATGAACAGTGAGCGTTATCTGTCATGGGCCAGTGCCTTCCTGGTGGTCTACAGTGTGGACAGCATGCAGAGCTTTGCAGGCTGCCAGCCGTACCTGCAGACCCTCGCCTTGCACAACAAAACTCCCATCATCCTGCTGGGGAACAAGCTGGACATGGACAGATACAGGCtg GTGAGTCGCAGTGAGGGGGAGCGGCTCGCCTCTCGTTTCCACGCGACGTTCTTCGAGCTGTCGGCCTGTCAGGACTTCCTCTCTGTGCAGCACGTCTTCTATGAAGTGgtgaggagggtgaggaggatGAGGCGCGGCCCCCTGGTGCCAGCCGTCTACCTGAGCGAGGACAGAGCACTGCTGGGTGTCCCCTCCTTCACTACCCCCTGCTACCAGGAACTGCCGGCCCCTGCCAGCGCCCGGCTGCTCACTGTGAAGAGTTCCAGAGCTCAGAGCAAACGCAGGGCCGCCACGCTCACCCTGCTCAAAGGTTTCAAGATcttctga